The following are encoded in a window of Aromatoleum petrolei genomic DNA:
- a CDS encoding response regulator transcription factor: MTAPSAAPEQCIYVIDDDEALRDSLVWLLESSGYCVQAWESAESFLRDYLPTMTGCVVLDVRMPGMSGLELFEELKRRHFTLPVIFITGHGDVPMAVSAVKKGAVDFIEKPFSERDMLSLISECLAAEQQSRDKRQLEADTARRLMHLTQREREVLDLIIAGKLNKQIADVLGISIKTVEVHRARVMEKMEANSLAELVQNVLAVPGGGGR, from the coding sequence GTGACCGCACCGTCCGCCGCACCTGAACAATGCATCTACGTCATCGACGACGACGAAGCCCTGCGCGATTCGCTCGTGTGGCTGCTCGAATCGAGCGGCTATTGCGTGCAGGCATGGGAATCCGCCGAAAGCTTCCTGCGCGACTACCTGCCGACGATGACAGGTTGCGTCGTGCTCGACGTGCGCATGCCCGGCATGAGCGGGCTGGAACTCTTCGAGGAGCTCAAGCGCCGGCACTTCACGCTGCCAGTGATTTTCATCACCGGCCATGGTGACGTGCCGATGGCAGTATCGGCGGTGAAAAAAGGCGCCGTCGATTTCATCGAGAAGCCGTTCAGCGAGCGCGACATGCTGAGCCTGATCTCGGAATGTCTTGCGGCCGAGCAGCAGAGCCGCGACAAGCGGCAGCTCGAGGCCGACACCGCACGGCGCCTCATGCACCTCACGCAGCGCGAGCGAGAGGTGCTGGATCTCATCATCGCGGGCAAGCTCAACAAGCAGATCGCCGACGTGCTCGGCATCAGCATCAAGACGGTGGAAGTGCACCGGGCACGCGTGATGGAGAAGATGGAGGCCAACTCGCTGGCCGAACTCGTGCAGAACGTGCTGGCGGTGCCCGGAGGTGGCGGCCGCTGA
- a CDS encoding c-type cytochrome → MGVGKCLVASLVLGCMAPAVAAPDRPVEQLVRERCRKCHGTNGLSGEAEFPKLAGQDVEYLTRQMANFKTGVRTSKRMKQRVKDLSGGEMRALAEYFSAKPIVPEQGADPVQVDAGRHIYYSGIPAKGVTACTTCHGPQGRGAMYLPRLAGQHAQYLGSQLRAFREHSRTSPNMVMHTVVENIADAEIEAVAKFLSVME, encoded by the coding sequence ATGGGCGTCGGGAAGTGTCTGGTTGCAAGCCTCGTACTCGGGTGCATGGCCCCGGCCGTCGCGGCCCCCGACCGTCCCGTGGAGCAACTGGTGCGCGAGCGCTGTCGCAAGTGCCACGGCACGAACGGCCTGAGCGGCGAGGCCGAGTTTCCCAAGCTTGCGGGGCAGGACGTCGAATACCTCACCCGGCAGATGGCCAACTTCAAGACCGGGGTGCGCACCAGCAAGCGCATGAAGCAGCGCGTCAAAGACCTCTCCGGCGGCGAAATGCGTGCGCTGGCCGAATATTTCAGCGCCAAGCCGATCGTGCCGGAGCAGGGCGCCGACCCGGTGCAGGTCGATGCCGGTCGCCACATCTATTATTCGGGCATCCCGGCGAAAGGCGTCACGGCCTGCACCACCTGCCACGGACCGCAGGGCCGCGGGGCGATGTACCTGCCGCGCCTCGCCGGGCAGCATGCGCAGTATCTTGGCTCGCAGTTGCGCGCCTTCCGGGAACATTCCCGCACCTCACCCAACATGGTCATGCACACGGTGGTGGAGAACATCGCCGACGCCGAGATCGAGGCCGTCGCGAAGTTTCTCAGCGTGATGGAGTGA
- a CDS encoding methyl-accepting chemotaxis protein: MPNLYGLSVGFRLRLIVIVAFVLFAAVMVQAVVSFRGAMEDERKGTVQHSVESVHGTLEYFQKREAAGELSREDAQAAAKAAIKGLRHGDGEYFFITDMHPHTLMHPIKPELDGRDMSDAADPKGKRLFVEFVKVVRKDGAGFVDYLWPKPGESEPQPKISYVKGFAPWGWIIGTGVYVNDMNRVFWRQTTQTLVFAGVAVLLLILVSWRIGRGILRQLGGEPSELQRIAARIAERDLTSHVKVKEDDSRSITYAMDQMQSRLAEVIRRVRDNAHDVTDAVHQAADAGQAIHDAALHQTEVAGSTAAAIEQMAVSIAHVSDNTDEARSNSQRTAEVAQRGEDLARDASEGIAQISDTVTSAAKQIQVLRDRSGEIGEIADVIREISDQTNLLALNAAIEAARAGEQGRGFAVVADEVRKLAERTGAATAQISQVIVSVKAETESAVASIEEIVPKVDSGARRSKEAADALRQIREGAHDTLGRLEDVVLSMKELTAASNSVATNMQEVAQMAERSSSEIRSSTESTEKLKHSAEALEALTAGFRVD, encoded by the coding sequence GTGCCGAACCTATACGGACTGAGTGTCGGATTCCGCCTGCGTCTGATCGTGATCGTCGCGTTCGTTCTGTTCGCCGCGGTGATGGTCCAGGCCGTGGTCTCCTTCCGGGGAGCGATGGAGGATGAGCGCAAGGGGACCGTCCAACATTCCGTGGAGTCGGTCCATGGCACGCTCGAGTACTTCCAAAAGCGCGAGGCGGCCGGCGAATTGAGCCGCGAGGACGCCCAGGCGGCTGCCAAGGCCGCCATCAAGGGCTTGCGTCATGGTGATGGCGAGTATTTCTTCATCACCGACATGCATCCGCACACCCTGATGCACCCGATCAAGCCGGAACTCGACGGGCGCGACATGAGTGATGCCGCCGACCCCAAGGGCAAGCGCCTGTTCGTCGAATTCGTCAAGGTCGTGCGCAAGGACGGCGCGGGGTTCGTCGACTACCTCTGGCCAAAGCCGGGCGAAAGCGAGCCGCAGCCGAAGATTTCGTACGTCAAGGGTTTTGCGCCCTGGGGCTGGATCATCGGGACCGGCGTCTACGTGAACGACATGAATCGCGTGTTCTGGCGCCAGACGACGCAGACCCTGGTCTTCGCCGGCGTGGCGGTGCTGTTGCTGATCCTCGTCTCCTGGCGTATCGGTCGCGGCATCCTGCGCCAGCTCGGCGGCGAGCCGTCTGAACTGCAGCGTATCGCCGCCCGGATCGCCGAGCGCGACCTGACTTCGCACGTGAAGGTAAAAGAGGACGATTCGCGCAGCATCACCTACGCGATGGACCAGATGCAGTCCCGCCTCGCTGAAGTGATCCGGCGGGTGCGCGACAATGCCCACGATGTTACCGACGCCGTACACCAGGCGGCCGATGCGGGGCAGGCGATCCACGACGCGGCTCTGCATCAGACCGAGGTCGCCGGCAGTACCGCGGCCGCCATCGAGCAGATGGCCGTGAGCATTGCGCACGTGTCCGATAACACCGACGAGGCGCGCAGCAACTCGCAGCGCACCGCGGAGGTTGCCCAACGCGGCGAGGATCTCGCCCGCGATGCTTCGGAGGGCATTGCGCAAATTTCCGATACCGTGACCAGCGCCGCCAAGCAGATCCAGGTCCTGCGCGATCGTTCCGGCGAGATTGGCGAAATTGCCGACGTGATTCGCGAGATATCCGACCAGACCAACCTGCTGGCGCTCAATGCTGCGATCGAGGCCGCCCGCGCAGGTGAGCAGGGCCGCGGATTCGCCGTCGTTGCCGACGAGGTGCGCAAGCTCGCCGAACGCACCGGTGCTGCCACGGCGCAGATCTCGCAGGTGATCGTATCGGTGAAGGCCGAGACCGAAAGCGCGGTGGCGAGCATCGAAGAGATCGTGCCCAAGGTGGACTCGGGCGCCCGCCGTTCCAAGGAGGCAGCCGATGCATTGCGCCAGATCCGCGAGGGGGCTCACGACACGCTGGGGCGTCTCGAAGACGTCGTGCTGTCGATGAAGGAGCTCACCGCGGCGAGCAACAGCGTCGCAACGAACATGCAGGAGGTCGCACAGATGGCCGAGCGCAGTAGCAGCGAAATCCGCAGCAGCACCGAGTCGACGGAAAAATTGAAGCACAGCGCCGAAGCGCTGGAAGCCCTCACCGCGGGTTTCCGCGTCGACTGA
- a CDS encoding thiamine pyrophosphate-dependent enzyme, whose product MPVTQTVPAAARMFLSGNDAVARAVWEAGTRVAAAYPGTPSTEILEVLSRYPDLHTEWSVNEKVSMEVALGASMVGARAFCAMKHVGLNVASDALMTMTVTGTEGGLVIAVADDVGMSSSQNEQDSRYWGRFAHVPVLEPADSHEAYAMTLAAFELSERLKSPVILRLTTRICHVKGVVQTGERIEIEPAGFVKDPRHWVMVPGNAKPRLPSMFVREAAARAEAEISPLNFQVDGSDRRIGFVASGPTFMHVREAFPDAPVFKLGLSCPPPLESLRRFAGTVDSVLVVEETEPLLETEMKAAGIACHGKDVLPRIGELAPDVLEPAVRRLRGEVVPEPEHVPAQQVFPRPPTMCVACPHLGVYYTLSQMRNVIISGDIGCYTLGAGHPWNALDSCISMGASMGTALGMDKGRGKVDENKKVVAVIGDSTFMHMGMQGLLDITWNRGNVTVLLLDNRAVGMTGGQDNPGTGRDIHGEETPRVDFAKLCEALGVKSERIRVVDPYELPVLFKALREETKIEEPSVIITNRPCVLIDHYQPAKSYTVIEDRCTGCGNCVEVGCPAIHVTRRDKAVKASGKEVDLSFVRIETSACTGCGLCVQPCAPEAIVHADPVQSVQSVQFVRK is encoded by the coding sequence ATGCCTGTCACTCAGACCGTTCCCGCGGCCGCCCGCATGTTCCTGTCCGGCAACGACGCGGTCGCGCGTGCCGTCTGGGAAGCAGGCACCCGCGTCGCAGCTGCCTACCCGGGCACCCCGTCGACCGAGATCCTCGAAGTCCTGTCGCGCTACCCCGACCTGCACACCGAGTGGTCGGTCAACGAGAAGGTTTCGATGGAAGTGGCCCTCGGCGCCTCGATGGTCGGCGCGCGCGCCTTCTGCGCGATGAAGCATGTCGGCCTCAACGTCGCCTCCGACGCGCTGATGACGATGACCGTCACCGGCACCGAAGGCGGCCTCGTGATCGCCGTCGCCGACGACGTCGGCATGTCCTCGTCGCAAAACGAACAGGACTCGCGCTACTGGGGCCGCTTCGCCCACGTCCCGGTGCTCGAACCCGCCGATTCGCACGAAGCCTACGCGATGACGCTCGCTGCGTTCGAGCTGTCGGAGCGCCTGAAGAGCCCGGTGATCCTGCGCCTGACGACGCGCATCTGCCACGTGAAGGGGGTCGTGCAGACCGGCGAGCGCATCGAGATCGAACCCGCCGGCTTCGTCAAGGACCCGCGTCACTGGGTCATGGTGCCGGGCAACGCCAAGCCGCGCCTCCCCTCGATGTTCGTGCGCGAGGCCGCCGCGCGTGCCGAGGCTGAGATCTCCCCGCTCAATTTCCAGGTCGACGGCAGCGACCGCCGCATCGGCTTCGTCGCCTCGGGCCCCACCTTCATGCACGTGCGCGAGGCCTTCCCCGATGCGCCCGTGTTCAAGCTCGGCCTGTCCTGTCCGCCGCCGCTGGAAAGCCTGCGGCGTTTCGCTGGCACGGTCGATAGCGTCCTGGTGGTCGAGGAAACCGAGCCGCTGCTCGAGACCGAGATGAAGGCCGCCGGCATCGCCTGCCATGGCAAGGACGTATTGCCGCGCATCGGAGAACTTGCGCCCGATGTGCTGGAGCCCGCGGTCAGGCGCCTGCGCGGCGAGGTTGTGCCGGAGCCGGAGCACGTCCCGGCGCAGCAGGTCTTCCCGCGCCCGCCGACGATGTGTGTCGCGTGCCCGCACCTTGGCGTGTATTACACGCTGTCGCAGATGCGCAACGTCATCATCTCCGGCGACATCGGCTGCTACACCCTCGGCGCCGGCCATCCGTGGAACGCGCTCGACTCCTGCATCTCGATGGGCGCGTCGATGGGCACCGCGCTCGGCATGGACAAGGGGCGCGGCAAGGTCGACGAGAACAAGAAGGTCGTCGCGGTCATCGGCGACTCGACCTTCATGCACATGGGCATGCAGGGCCTGCTCGACATCACCTGGAACCGCGGCAACGTCACCGTGCTGCTGCTCGACAACCGCGCCGTCGGCATGACTGGCGGTCAGGACAACCCCGGCACCGGACGCGACATCCACGGCGAGGAAACCCCGCGTGTCGATTTCGCCAAGCTGTGCGAGGCGCTTGGCGTGAAGAGCGAACGCATCCGCGTCGTCGATCCCTACGAGTTGCCGGTGCTGTTCAAGGCGCTGCGCGAGGAAACCAAGATCGAGGAGCCCTCGGTCATCATCACGAACCGCCCCTGCGTGCTCATCGATCACTATCAGCCGGCCAAGTCCTATACGGTCATCGAAGATCGCTGCACCGGCTGTGGCAACTGCGTCGAGGTCGGCTGTCCGGCGATCCACGTCACGCGCCGCGACAAGGCCGTCAAGGCGTCCGGCAAGGAGGTCGATCTCTCCTTCGTGCGCATCGAGACCTCGGCCTGCACCGGCTGCGGCCTGTGCGTGCAGCCCTGCGCGCCC